In Gorilla gorilla gorilla isolate KB3781 chromosome 12, NHGRI_mGorGor1-v2.1_pri, whole genome shotgun sequence, the following are encoded in one genomic region:
- the GCKR gene encoding glucokinase regulatory protein — protein sequence MPGTKRLQHVIETPEPGKWELSGYEAAVPITEKSNPLTQDLDKADAENIVRLLGQCDAEIFQEEGQALPTYQRLYSESILTTMVQVAGKVQEVLKEPDGGLVVLSGGGTSGRMAFLMSVSFNQLMKGLGQKPLYTYLIAGGDRSVVASREGTEDSALHGIEELKKVAAGKKRVIVIGISVGLSAPFVAGQMDYCMNNTAVFLPVLVGFNPVSMARNDPIEDWSSTFRQVAERMQKMQEKQKAFVLNPAIGPEGLSGSSRMKGGSATKILLETLLLAAHKTVDQGIAASQRCLLEILRTFERAHQVTYSQSPKIATLMKSVSTSLEKKGHVYLVGWQTLGIIAIMDGVECIHTFGADFRDVRGFLIGDHSDMFNQKAELTNQGPQFTFSQEDFLTSILPSLTEIDTVVFIFTLDDNLTEVQTIVEQVKEKTNHIQALAHSTVGQTLPIPLKKLFPSIISITWPLLFFEYEGNFIQKFQRELSTKWVLNTVSTGAHVLLGKILQNHMLDLRISNSKLFWRALAMLQRFSGQSKARCIESLLRAIHFPQPLSDDIRAAPISCHVQVAHEKEQVIPIALLSLLFRCSITEAQAHLAAAPSVCEAVRSALAGPGQKRTADPLEILEPDVQ from the exons ATGCCAGGCACAAAACGGCTTCAACATGTCATTGAGACCCCGGAGCCTGGCAAGTGGGAG TTGTCTGGGTACGAGGCAGCTGTGCCAATCACGGAGAAGTCAAACCCACTGACCCAGGATCTAGACAAAGCAGATGCTGAGAACATTGTTCGACTGCTAGGGCAATGTGATGCTGAGATCTTCCAGGAGGAGGGGCAAGCCCTGCCCACATACCAG AGACTCTACAGCGAATCCATTCTGACCACCATGGTACAGGTGGCTGGGAAAGTTCAGGAAGTGCTGAAG GAGCCAGATGGGGGGCTGGTTGTGCTGAGTGGAGGGGGCACCTCTGGCCGGATGGCATTCCTCATGTCG GTGTCCTTTAATCAGCTGATGAAAGGTCTGGGACAGAAACCTCTTTACACCTACCTCATTGCAGGGGGTGACAG GTCTGTGGTGGCCTCTAGGGAGGGGACAGAAGATAGTGCCTTGCACGGGATTGAGGAACTGAAGAAG GTGGCTGCCGGGAAGAAGAGAGTGATTGTCATTGGCATTTCTGTGGGACTCTCT GCTCCCTTTGTGGCAGGCCAGATGGACTACTGCATGAACAACACAGCTGTCTTCTTGCCAGTCCTGGTTGGCTTCAATCCAGTGAGCATGGCCAG AAATGACCCCATTGAAGACTGGAGTTCAACATTCCGACAAGTAGCAGAGCGGATGCAGAAAATGCAGGAGAAACAGAAAGCTTTTGTGCTCAATCCTGCCATCGGG CCCGAGGGTCTCAGCGGCTCCTCCCGGATGAAAGGTGGAAGTGCCACCAAGATTCTGCTGGAAACCCTGTTATTAGCAGCCCATAAGACTGTGGACCAGGGCATTGCAGCATCTCAAAG ATGCCTCCTGGAAATCTTGCGGACATTTGAGCGAGCTCATCAGGTGACCTACAGCCAAAGCCCCAAGATTGCCACCCTGATGAAGAGCGTCAGCACCAG TCTGGAGAAGAAAGGCCACGTGTACCTGGTTGGCTGGCAGACCCTGGGCATCATTGCCATCATGGATGGAGTAGAGTGCATCCACACCTTTGGTGCTG ATTTCCGAGATGTCCGTGGCTTTCTCATTGGTGATCACAGTGACATGTTTAACCAGAAGGCTGAGCTCACCAACCAG GGTCCCCAGTTCACCTTCTCCCAGGAGGACTTCCTGACTTCCATCCTTCCCTCTCTCACGGAAATCGATACTGTAGTCTTCATTTTCACCCTGGATG ACAACCTCACGGAGGTGCAGACTATAGTGGAGCAGGTGAAAGAGAAGACCAACCACATCCAGGCCCTGGCACACAGCACCGTGGGTCAGACCTTGCCG atcCCTCTGAAGAAGCTCTTTCCCTCCATCATCAGCATCACATGGCCACTGCTTTTCTTTGAATATGAAGGGAACTTCATCCAG AAGTTCCAGCGTGAGCTAAGCACCAAATGGGTGCTGAATACAGTGAGCACAGGTGCTCATGTGCTTCTTGGTAAGATCCTACAAAACCACATGTTGGACCTTCGGATTAGCAACTCCAAGCTCTTCTGGCGGGCGCTGGCCATGCTGCAG CGGTTCTCTGGACAGTCCAAGGCTCGATGCATCGAGAGCCTCCTCCGAGCGATCCACTTTCCCCAGCCACTGTCAGATGATATTCGGGCTGCTCCCATCTCCTGCCATGTCCAGGTTGCACATGAGAAGGAACAG GTGATACCCATCGCCTTGCTGAGCCTCCTATTCCGGTGCTCGATCACTGAGGCTCAGGCACACCTAGCTGCAGCTCCTTCTGTCTGTGAGGCTGTCAGGAGTGCTCTTGCTGGGCCAGGTCAGAAGCGCACTGCGGACCCCCTCGAGATCCTAGAGCCTGACGTTCAGTGA